In Edaphobacter aggregans, the sequence GCGGCCGCACGGAAGAGAGCGTACGAGCCCAGTTTGAAGCCACCGCCAAGCCGATGGCCGACCTCTACGTCCTGCCCTCCGCCGCCCACGCCTCCATCATCGTAGAAGGCACAGACGCCCTCGACTGGTCCGTCGAGCAAATCCTAAAACGCCTCCACCAACTCAACCTCACCCGCAACCTCTGATCCCGCATACAACTCCCCGACAGCCTCCCGCGCCCTCTCCGACAAAACAAACCGATCCCGCCGCGCTGCCACCTCGCCACCAAAACAAATCTCAGCCCGAACGTCTCGCAGCCCAAGAAGCCGCCAAAGATGCGGCGCAAGCAAAGCATCGCCCCACCAGCAAACATCCTCCTCCACCGAACCACTCGCATCTTCCAGCGAATACCGCAAAGCCGCCACACGCAGTGGAACCCCTTCATTCAGCACCGAGTGAAACAACCCTCGCCGAAACGGCAGCACCTCTGCCCCATCCGTCGTAGTCCCCTCCGGAAAGAACAGCACCGGCAAACCACTCCGATAAGCCTCCGCCATCGCCGCATTCACCGCCGGATAAGTCGACGGCCCACCTCCTCGAGTCACATACACCGTCCCCGCCCGCGAAGTCAGCCACCCAAACAGAGGCCACCCACGCACCTCCGACTTAGCCACC encodes:
- a CDS encoding lysophospholipid acyltransferase family protein, with protein sequence MALLLAAVVDWWVRRPRVGAEGAVWIHGWCRRIVKVVGVEWRVVGELPTCGAVVSNHLSYLDVLLYSAVRPFVMVAKSEVRGWPLFGWLTSRAGTVYVTRGGGPSTYPAVNAAMAEAYRSGLPVLFFPEGTTTDGAEVLPFRRGLFHSVLNEGVPLRVAALRYSLEDASGSVEEDVCWWGDALLAPHLWRLLGLRDVRAEICFGGEVAARRDRFVLSERAREAVGELYAGSEVAGEVELVEAF